The region CGCCAAGAAGCAGGTTTGCCGCAAGGGGTAGAACCAGAAATGGCAATTAAGGCTGTGTTCTCGGCGACAAAAGATGAATTGTCCGAAGAACGGATTCAGGAAATTGCTGGCTTCTTACCCGACAAAATTAGAGAACTCTGGGAGCAAGCCTAACTTTTTGAAAAAGGCAAAAGTAAAAAGAGCAAATTCTTTACTTTCGCCTTTTACTGACTAGAATTTAAATCTTTTTTTGCTGCCCGACGAGTACCAAATTGCTGAAGTCGGGCAGTATAAATGCTTTTAAAAAACTGAATTAAAGGAGAATCAATAATGATTCACAAACATCAGCCAATCAAAAAAACATTAGCGTTAGCAGGCGCGATTTGTGGGAGTTTGCTCTTTGGCTTACCAGCGCTGGCTCAGATGAACTCGGCTCCAGGGGAGATCGACCAACCGCGCGATACTCGCGATCGCCTGATGCAACCCCCCGCTAGTGGAGAGGGCATGATGCAACCGCCTGCAAGTGGCGATCGCATGATGCAACCACCTGCAAGTGGCGATCGCATGATGCAAAATAACTCCACTCCCAGCAATGTCAACCAATTGCAGAATAACGCTCAGGGTGCTTCGCCGCTAAATCCTTGTCCTAGCATTTTCTACGAATCTAGATACATTCAAGCGGGCATTCGTCCTCCCGCAGGTTGCCCAGCCGCTCCGCCACTCCAGCCAGGTTCCGCAACTGAGACAACATCCCCAGCGCCGCCAAGACCGGGCGCTGAGACGGCACCGCCGACACAACCGGGTGCTGTGATTCAAGCACCAGCCCCGGAACAGCTACAATCTCCCGCTTCTAACGTTATGCCCATGAACGGGATGGTGAATGTCAGGCTGATCAACCAAACCGGCGATCCCATTACTTACCAGGTGCTGGGCGATACCAATCAGCGAAGACTACCGGGTAGAGATAATATTACGCTCCAAGGCTTGAAAACCCCTGTAAATCTGACCTTTCAACGTCCGAATGGGGCACTGTTGAGAGTCGTTCCCCAAACATCAGGCGAACAAGGAATGTTAGAGGTGGTTTTGGAAGAAACAACGGATCTCAGTGTTGACAAAAATGCTATGACTATTCAGGAAAACGGGAATGTCTTGCTGAACTAACTGTTTCCATCTTTCTGACCCGGAGCGTAGAGATGCAAAGCTTTGCATCCCTACGCTGGTTTTTTGATTCAAACGCTTTATCTAATCCGAATTTGAGCCAAATTGTTGAGCAAAAGTGCTTCTTCCTGCTCATCCCCAAGGGTACGCGCCAAAGCGATCGCTCGTTGATAGAAAGTCCGTGCCGTTACTGGGTTGCCGCTGACCTGATAAAGTTGGGCAAATAACCTGAGCGATTCTAGTTCTTGCCGCAAATTTTGCGATTCCTGAGCCAAGGTTAAGCGGCGATCGAGCAGTTCAAAACCCTCCTGATACTGCCTAAGCTTGCTGTAGACGACCAGCAGACCATCAATCGCTCGATATTGAGTTGAGCGATCGCGTGTTTGCCGACCCAATCTCAGTGCCCCACGGTATGAAATCTGGGCATCCCGATATTGATTGAGTGCCAGATAAGCATCTCCCAAATTATTCACTGTATTCGCCTCGCCCAGCGGGTCTTTCCCCCGACGCCGAAAAATCAAGGCTTCTTCGTAACGTTTAATCGCTTGCAAATAATCGCCGCTATTTGCCGCCGCCAATCCTAGATTACTTAGCGACAGTCCTTCCCCGGCTTGGCTGTTGATGCTTTGGGCAATTGCCAGTGCTTCAGAAAAGCTTGCTGAAGCCGCCTGCACGGCACCTCGTTGCAGCAAAACGGTGCCGACGTTATTTAAGCCATAAATCTGCCCCTGGAAGTCTGGTTCGTCGCGGGCAACCGCCAACCGGCGTCGCAGGGCATCTTCCGCCTCAAAGTAGCGTCCCAAGCGGGCGTAAGTAAGACCTAGATAATCGTATGTCTGACCGATTGCCCGCCGATCGCCTATTTGTTGGTAAATATCCAGTGCTTGTGTCCAGTAGGGAATTGCTTTTGCCAGGTTCCCTCTCTGTTCCTCCTGTGCGCCCAATCGCAGCAGTCGGTCAGCATCTTCCCTCGCATATCCTTGGGTGCCATTGTTCAAGGGGATACTGAGTTGT is a window of Coleofasciculus sp. FACHB-T130 DNA encoding:
- a CDS encoding tetratricopeptide repeat protein yields the protein MSYEERGWLFAAFAKLGKNRAQKIKENNANKLRFFSVSFIFLLFTFYLPSSAKAVSIDQQLSIPLNNGTQGYAREDADRLLRLGAQEEQRGNLAKAIPYWTQALDIYQQIGDRRAIGQTYDYLGLTYARLGRYFEAEDALRRRLAVARDEPDFQGQIYGLNNVGTVLLQRGAVQAASASFSEALAIAQSINSQAGEGLSLSNLGLAAANSGDYLQAIKRYEEALIFRRRGKDPLGEANTVNNLGDAYLALNQYRDAQISYRGALRLGRQTRDRSTQYRAIDGLLVVYSKLRQYQEGFELLDRRLTLAQESQNLRQELESLRLFAQLYQVSGNPVTARTFYQRAIALARTLGDEQEEALLLNNLAQIRIR